CTGGCTCGCATGACCGCATGCTATACTCCGCGCCGCCATGGTGGAAGAGAGCCCTATCGATATGGACGAGCTGACTGCACATCTCGACCGCGGCTGGGATTTACTCGGTCGCGGCGACCTATTGGCGGCGCGGGTCTCAGCCGAACGCGTCCTCGATCTCGACGCTGATAGCCCCGAGGGAAATACGCTGCTCGGGGCGATTGTGGCGGCCGATGGCGACGCGGAAGAGGCGCTCGAGCTCTTTCGTCACGCCCTCGAGGTCGATCCCGAAAACGTCGACGCGATGATCTACGCCGCCGACGTTGCCCTGCATCCGCTGCGGCAGTATGCCCTCGCCCTGCAGTATCTCGAGGACGCGGCGGCCATCGCCTCGGACGATGATCAGCTCGACCTCGGACTGCTCCGCGCGGAGGCCCACGTCGGCCTCGGCGATCTCGACCACGCCCGCCGCATCGTCGATCGCCTGCCCGGACCGCCTTACGCCGATCCGGCGAACCTGCTGCGCCTCGGCCGCCTCTGCGTCGACCTCGACCGATACGATCGCGCAGTGGAGCTGCTGCAGCAGGCCAGCGAGCAGGAGGCGACCCGCGTCGATGCGCTCTACTTCCTCGGCATCGTGCGCGACATCGGCGGCGATCTCGAGGGAGCGCAGGCCTGCTTCTTGGCGGTGCACGCCGCCGAGGAGGTGCAGCCGGCGCCACCATGGGCGCTCTCGACGGAGGACTTCGCGGCGGTCGCGCACGAGGCATTGGCGAGGGTGCCGACTGACCTTGGCGAGCGCCTGCGCGCCGCGCCGCTGCATCTGCGCGCGATGCCGCCGATCGAGCTGGTCGTCGAGGGGCTCGATCCGCGCGTGCCCGTGCTCTTCGCCGGCAGCCCCGCGGGCGCCGAGGATTCGGGCTCCAGCCCCGGGACGGGCAGTAGCCCGAGCAGTGGCCCGAGCAGTGGCCCGAGCACCAGTAGCGCCAGCAATGGGCGGCGCGTGCGGCGCGAGAGCGAGTCGCCGCCTCAACCGGAGCTGTCCGCGATTTTCATCTATCAGCGCAACGTCGAGCGCTTCGCCGGCTTTGCCGATGCCGAGGGTGAGGAGCTCTTTCGCGCGCTGATCGACGAGGCCTCCGGCTTCTTCGCCCTT
The Pseudomonadota bacterium DNA segment above includes these coding regions:
- a CDS encoding tetratricopeptide repeat protein, with translation MDELTAHLDRGWDLLGRGDLLAARVSAERVLDLDADSPEGNTLLGAIVAADGDAEEALELFRHALEVDPENVDAMIYAADVALHPLRQYALALQYLEDAAAIASDDDQLDLGLLRAEAHVGLGDLDHARRIVDRLPGPPYADPANLLRLGRLCVDLDRYDRAVELLQQASEQEATRVDALYFLGIVRDIGGDLEGAQACFLAVHAAEEVQPAPPWALSTEDFAAVAHEALARVPTDLGERLRAAPLHLRAMPPIELVVEGLDPRVPVLFAGSPAGAEDSGSSPGTGSSPSSGPSSGPSTSSASNGRRVRRESESPPQPELSAIFIYQRNVERFAGFADAEGEELFRALIDEASGFFALSAEETERLLDAPAADAPSA